A single region of the Leisingera thetidis genome encodes:
- a CDS encoding acetate--CoA ligase family protein produces the protein MLQVLADHDPVLNPRSVAILGASDDPDKVGGRAIRYMLEFGFDGTIFPVNPKRSQIQGLSAYASVADLPAAPDLGVVCLPAKLAARAVAELAEIGTAAAIVMTSGYAETGEAGASAQKELTRIAAATGMRIIGPNAQGIANFATGAVANFSTMFTSVAPQDGPVAVISQSGAASVMPFALLRETGIGVRYLMATGNDADLSAPELLTRVLEDDEIRVVLLYLEAIRDRETLIRAGGMARERGVTLRVLKPGTSAKGAAAAASHTGALATEDRSVSAFFDRHGYQRATSLRDWLRPVPLLLGARGVGRGRIAALSHSGAVGVMIADHAAAAGLELPDFAEETRRALHDILPSFGTVGNPVDLTAGLLGDNAMFGRALTAIAADPNIDVLQVSIPVAGDGYDVPALAEASAAAAAASGKPVVMAGPQAEVRAVFRARGIPTYDEDLDVVRAIAAAAARPEPLPIVAGTAPTLPPRSGPLDEAKSLSVLAAAGIRCVEHRVCVTPEQVLAAFDEIGGPVVLKGCAAEVAHKSDHGLVHLGLTDSDAVQAAVTALGDGLTSLGLPFKALVARMERGSRELMVGARRDPVLGPMVVVGDGGVFVEVLKDVATLAAPVDAAAARRALQELRIWPILQGARGAPPMDVVAVCQAVVGLSGLMEANPWIESVDVNPLLVKPEGQGAVALDALVVPAQPEGLA, from the coding sequence ATGCTGCAAGTACTTGCCGACCACGATCCGGTCCTTAACCCACGGAGCGTGGCCATATTGGGCGCCAGCGACGATCCCGACAAGGTCGGCGGGCGTGCCATTCGATATATGCTGGAATTCGGCTTCGACGGCACGATCTTCCCGGTCAACCCGAAGCGGTCGCAGATTCAGGGCTTGAGCGCCTATGCCAGCGTAGCCGATCTTCCCGCCGCGCCCGACCTCGGCGTTGTCTGCCTGCCTGCCAAGCTGGCGGCGAGAGCGGTCGCGGAGCTGGCCGAGATAGGCACCGCCGCCGCAATCGTCATGACCTCCGGCTATGCGGAAACCGGCGAGGCAGGGGCCAGCGCGCAGAAGGAGCTGACCCGGATTGCCGCAGCCACTGGCATGCGCATCATCGGGCCAAATGCCCAGGGGATCGCGAATTTCGCCACCGGCGCAGTGGCCAACTTCTCGACCATGTTCACCTCGGTCGCGCCGCAGGACGGGCCGGTCGCGGTCATCAGCCAGAGCGGCGCCGCCAGCGTGATGCCTTTTGCCCTGCTACGCGAGACCGGGATCGGCGTGCGCTACCTGATGGCGACGGGCAATGATGCCGACCTCTCGGCGCCGGAGCTGCTGACCCGGGTGCTCGAAGATGACGAGATCCGCGTCGTGTTGCTCTATCTCGAAGCGATCCGCGACCGCGAGACGCTGATCCGCGCCGGTGGCATGGCGCGCGAACGCGGAGTGACGCTGCGGGTGCTCAAGCCGGGCACCAGCGCCAAGGGCGCGGCCGCCGCCGCTTCGCACACCGGCGCGCTCGCCACCGAGGACAGGTCGGTTTCGGCCTTCTTCGACCGCCACGGCTATCAGCGCGCGACCAGCCTGCGCGACTGGCTGCGCCCGGTGCCGCTGCTGCTCGGAGCGCGGGGCGTGGGCCGCGGCCGCATCGCGGCGCTCAGCCACAGCGGCGCCGTGGGGGTGATGATCGCCGATCACGCCGCCGCCGCCGGGCTTGAACTGCCGGATTTCGCCGAGGAGACCCGCCGTGCGCTGCACGATATCCTGCCCAGCTTCGGCACCGTGGGAAACCCGGTGGACCTGACCGCCGGGCTGCTCGGCGACAATGCCATGTTCGGCCGCGCGCTCACCGCGATCGCAGCCGACCCCAACATCGACGTGCTGCAGGTCTCGATCCCGGTCGCGGGCGACGGCTATGACGTCCCAGCGCTGGCGGAGGCAAGCGCGGCGGCCGCAGCAGCCTCCGGCAAGCCGGTGGTCATGGCCGGCCCGCAGGCCGAAGTCCGCGCGGTCTTTCGCGCCAGGGGCATCCCCACCTATGACGAGGATCTCGACGTGGTGCGCGCCATTGCGGCGGCCGCCGCCCGACCTGAGCCATTGCCGATTGTCGCCGGGACCGCCCCGACGCTGCCCCCCCGGTCCGGCCCGCTTGACGAGGCCAAGAGCCTGTCGGTTCTAGCCGCGGCAGGGATCCGCTGCGTCGAGCATCGGGTCTGCGTGACGCCGGAGCAGGTGCTGGCCGCCTTTGATGAGATCGGCGGGCCGGTGGTCCTCAAGGGCTGCGCGGCGGAAGTGGCGCACAAGAGCGATCACGGGCTGGTGCATCTGGGACTCACTGACAGCGACGCGGTGCAGGCGGCAGTCACTGCGCTTGGCGATGGCCTCACCAGTCTCGGCCTGCCCTTCAAGGCCCTCGTCGCCCGCATGGAGCGCGGCAGCCGCGAGCTGATGGTCGGCGCGCGCCGCGACCCCGTGCTCGGACCGATGGTGGTGGTGGGCGACGGCGGCGTCTTTGTCGAGGTGCTGAAGGATGTCGCCACCCTGGCCGCCCCGGTCGACGCGGCCGCCGCCCGCCGCGCCCTGCAGGAGCTGCGCATCTGGCCAATCCTTCAGGGCGCGCGCGGCGCGCCGCCGATGGATGTAGTGGCGGTCTGCCAGGCCGTGGTCGGCCTCTCCGGACTGATGGAGGCCAACCCCTGGATCGAGAGCGTCGATGTGAACCCGCTGCTCGTCAAACCCGAGGGGCAAGGGGCCGTCGCGCTCGACGCGCTGGTGGTGCCGGCGCAACCGGAGGGTCTGGCATGA
- a CDS encoding dihydroxy-acid dehydratase has protein sequence MTDTTKKTLRSNFDPGSTRWAVRRAQWRALGIPPEDLEKPKVAIVNTSSELSICFAHLDGIVAELKAAIRAAGGVPFEIRTTAPSDFVTGAARGGRYLMPARELVAHDIEVSVEGAQLDGMICLASCDKTAPAQMMAMARLDIPALILACGYHRSGHIDGTALDIEDVFEGVGEYLSGKITLATLTAMTDRAITGPGVCAGMGTANSMHIMAEALGLALPGTTPVAAAGEALRHNTQSAGRRIVEMIAEDLRPSSILSRGAFRNALAVSLAVSGSVNVLRHLAAVAAEAGLDLDLYEMISELGERVPQLAGVKPCGPHRIEDLEAAGGTRAVMQALAPLLDLSCLGASGQCLTDEMQAAPSAPPHPALGSLDNPFRHGPSVMVLRGTLAPEGAILKSGDGSAPERFSGPAQVFSSQEEALDALTGNEIAPGSVVVLRGLGARGGPGVASASWFVAALSGSGLASQVCVVTDGQLSGLNHGLVVGQVCPEASDLGPLAAVRDGDRISLDLGARRIDLDLAPEVIARRISEAPKLRLAEPKGWLALYQRNVGPLPKGATTGAPINFSDSSE, from the coding sequence ATGACTGACACTACCAAAAAAACACTCCGCAGCAATTTCGACCCGGGCAGCACGCGCTGGGCCGTCAGGCGGGCGCAATGGCGCGCCCTAGGCATCCCTCCAGAGGACCTGGAAAAGCCTAAGGTGGCGATCGTCAACACCTCGTCGGAGCTGTCGATCTGCTTTGCACATCTCGACGGAATCGTAGCTGAGTTGAAGGCAGCGATCCGCGCCGCCGGCGGCGTGCCCTTCGAGATCAGGACCACTGCACCCTCGGATTTCGTCACCGGCGCTGCCCGCGGCGGGCGCTACCTGATGCCGGCGCGGGAACTCGTCGCCCATGACATCGAGGTCAGCGTCGAGGGCGCGCAGCTCGACGGCATGATTTGCCTCGCCTCCTGCGATAAAACCGCACCGGCGCAGATGATGGCGATGGCACGTCTCGACATTCCGGCGCTGATCCTCGCCTGCGGCTACCATCGGAGCGGCCATATCGACGGCACGGCACTCGACATCGAAGATGTCTTTGAAGGCGTCGGCGAATATCTGTCCGGCAAGATCACGCTGGCGACGCTGACCGCCATGACCGACCGCGCGATCACCGGGCCGGGCGTCTGTGCTGGCATGGGTACGGCCAACAGCATGCATATCATGGCCGAGGCGCTGGGCCTCGCCCTGCCAGGCACCACTCCCGTGGCGGCGGCCGGCGAGGCGCTGCGGCACAACACCCAGAGCGCCGGCCGCCGCATCGTCGAGATGATCGCAGAGGATTTGCGGCCCTCCTCCATCCTGAGCCGCGGCGCATTCCGTAACGCGCTTGCGGTGTCATTGGCGGTCTCGGGATCGGTCAACGTATTGCGCCATCTGGCGGCGGTAGCGGCTGAGGCCGGGCTTGACCTCGACCTCTACGAGATGATCTCGGAGCTGGGCGAGCGCGTGCCGCAGCTGGCCGGGGTAAAGCCCTGCGGTCCGCATCGGATCGAAGACCTCGAGGCCGCCGGAGGCACCCGCGCGGTGATGCAGGCGCTGGCGCCCCTGCTAGACTTGAGTTGCCTGGGCGCGAGCGGGCAATGTCTGACAGACGAGATGCAGGCGGCCCCGAGCGCGCCGCCCCATCCAGCGCTGGGCAGCCTCGACAACCCGTTCCGCCACGGCCCGTCGGTCATGGTCCTGAGGGGTACGCTTGCGCCTGAGGGCGCCATCCTGAAATCCGGGGACGGCAGCGCGCCCGAGCGGTTCTCCGGCCCGGCGCAGGTGTTCTCATCGCAGGAGGAGGCGCTCGACGCCCTAACTGGCAATGAGATCGCCCCCGGCTCCGTTGTCGTCCTGCGCGGGCTCGGCGCGCGCGGCGGGCCAGGCGTCGCTTCGGCCTCCTGGTTTGTCGCGGCGCTCAGCGGATCGGGCTTAGCCTCACAGGTCTGCGTGGTGACCGATGGCCAGCTCTCGGGGTTGAACCACGGGCTGGTTGTCGGACAGGTCTGCCCGGAAGCCTCAGACCTCGGCCCCCTCGCCGCAGTGCGGGATGGCGATAGGATTTCGCTCGATCTCGGCGCACGGCGCATTGATCTCGATCTGGCGCCGGAGGTGATCGCCCGGCGCATTTCCGAAGCGCCGAAGCTGCGCCTGGCAGAGCCCAAAGGGTGGCTCGCGCTCTATCAGCGCAATGTCGGCCCGCTGCCAAAGGGCGCGACCACCGGCGCCCCTATAAACTTCTCAGACTCATCCGAATAA
- a CDS encoding FAD-dependent oxidoreductase, with translation MSKIHIDEIVLPAREVPVWREVDIVVVGGGLAGVGAAIAAGRAGARVLLVEAQGFLGGTMTAVTVGSICGEYVLENGTPRRIVGGLIEELVNRLMARGEARGPECWLQTATTIYDPFAMRCVLDEMIHEAGVETLMHTRCIDLDQKENRITGLVLGFRSQLFAVRCRQIIDCTGDGEVAALAGVPWECDLEHLQMPSAMFRFGGVAPGTLDTLDRAALRARLELAVAEGMDLPRTAGGLFSLRDGMVHANVTRLEHGARSPDPLSAEEMTATEIEGRRQVKLYESAFRRFVPGFEKAFVADAGSLAGIRESRRICGRHVLTADEVLRGAKSDTAIACSAWPVEDHGADRKTRWVWLEPGSYYQVPFGCLVPERGPGNLLIAGRCVSAEHDAHASLRVGATCMAMGQAAGLAAAIAIDDSIAAVGAIAIDKLQARLTADQAFLG, from the coding sequence ATGTCAAAAATTCACATAGATGAAATCGTCCTACCTGCGCGCGAAGTTCCCGTTTGGCGTGAGGTGGATATTGTGGTCGTCGGCGGCGGGCTTGCGGGCGTCGGAGCGGCGATCGCTGCAGGCCGCGCAGGAGCACGCGTTCTGCTCGTCGAAGCCCAGGGATTTCTGGGCGGAACCATGACCGCGGTGACGGTCGGCTCCATTTGCGGCGAATACGTGCTTGAGAATGGGACACCCCGGCGCATCGTCGGCGGTCTGATCGAGGAACTGGTAAACAGGCTCATGGCACGTGGTGAAGCACGCGGTCCGGAGTGCTGGCTGCAAACCGCGACGACGATCTACGACCCCTTTGCGATGCGCTGCGTGCTTGACGAAATGATACATGAAGCCGGTGTCGAGACCTTGATGCACACCCGCTGCATTGACCTGGACCAGAAAGAGAACCGCATCACCGGCCTTGTCCTCGGCTTTCGATCCCAGCTTTTCGCGGTGCGCTGCCGACAGATTATCGACTGCACCGGCGATGGCGAAGTCGCGGCGCTGGCCGGAGTTCCCTGGGAGTGCGATCTTGAGCACCTGCAGATGCCTTCGGCCATGTTCCGGTTCGGCGGGGTGGCCCCTGGCACCCTCGACACGCTGGACCGCGCCGCGCTGCGCGCGCGGCTGGAGCTTGCGGTCGCCGAAGGAATGGATCTGCCCCGGACCGCTGGCGGTCTGTTCTCGCTGCGCGATGGGATGGTGCACGCCAATGTCACTCGGCTGGAACATGGAGCCCGCTCGCCCGATCCGCTGTCCGCCGAGGAGATGACGGCCACTGAGATCGAAGGGCGCCGTCAGGTCAAGCTGTACGAGTCCGCATTCCGCCGCTTCGTGCCTGGGTTCGAAAAGGCCTTCGTCGCCGACGCCGGCAGCCTGGCTGGGATTCGCGAAAGCCGCCGCATCTGCGGTCGGCACGTGCTGACCGCAGATGAAGTGCTGCGCGGTGCCAAGAGCGACACCGCCATCGCCTGTTCCGCCTGGCCGGTGGAGGATCACGGCGCCGATCGCAAGACCCGCTGGGTCTGGCTCGAGCCCGGCTCCTACTACCAGGTGCCGTTCGGCTGCCTGGTGCCGGAACGCGGCCCCGGCAACCTTCTGATCGCCGGGCGCTGCGTGTCGGCCGAGCATGATGCCCATGCCTCGCTACGGGTGGGCGCGACCTGCATGGCGATGGGCCAAGCGGCGGGCCTCGCCGCAGCGATTGCCATCGACGACAGCATCGCCGCGGTGGGCGCCATTGCGATCGACAAACTGCAGGCGCGGCTAACCGCTGACCAAGCTTTTTTGGGCTGA
- a CDS encoding LysR family transcriptional regulator — MNDLRALRVFSEICRLGSFSKAAVALGMAQPSISRIVRELEEAVGSPLFLRTGRGVVPSEVGEVAFERAERLLLEADQMMVDLRNASDNPSGKVIVGLLPSVAQHVAADLTKHVINHAPEIFLSFRVGSSDQVDRWVSEGRVDIGLLGFYKGSDEGGETVLFRSELLLIGSARHRCLPEVVNMQQLSEYPLVIAPEPNGLRLLLRDAARSVGSTLNVVVEAEAIELQKTIIQECLYFSVVARTAVEDELRSGIFHSARIESPQLLRSVALTTTQQRPTSRAARLVTDVLIEKFRRSR, encoded by the coding sequence ATGAATGATCTCCGCGCCTTGCGCGTTTTTTCCGAAATCTGCCGACTGGGCAGCTTCTCGAAAGCCGCGGTTGCTCTGGGCATGGCACAGCCGAGCATCAGCCGAATTGTTCGTGAACTCGAAGAGGCTGTCGGATCGCCGCTGTTCCTGCGAACCGGTCGGGGGGTAGTACCCAGCGAAGTTGGCGAGGTAGCATTCGAACGGGCAGAACGCTTACTGCTCGAGGCAGATCAGATGATGGTCGACCTAAGGAATGCTTCAGACAACCCATCAGGCAAGGTAATCGTCGGCTTGCTGCCCTCGGTCGCCCAGCATGTGGCAGCGGATCTCACCAAACATGTGATAAATCACGCGCCCGAGATTTTTCTGTCCTTTCGTGTCGGATCCAGCGATCAGGTAGATCGCTGGGTGTCCGAAGGCCGTGTCGATATCGGGCTGCTTGGTTTTTACAAGGGATCCGACGAGGGGGGGGAAACGGTTCTGTTTCGCTCCGAGCTACTTCTCATCGGGTCTGCGCGGCATCGCTGTTTGCCCGAGGTGGTAAACATGCAGCAGCTGTCAGAGTATCCGTTGGTGATCGCGCCTGAGCCCAACGGACTGAGATTGCTTTTGCGCGATGCGGCCAGATCAGTCGGCAGCACCCTCAATGTAGTGGTGGAAGCTGAAGCCATCGAGCTGCAGAAGACTATCATCCAGGAATGCCTGTACTTCTCGGTGGTCGCTCGAACCGCAGTCGAGGATGAACTGCGTTCAGGTATTTTTCATTCTGCACGCATAGAAAGCCCACAACTCCTTCGTTCAGTCGCACTTACGACCACCCAGCAGCGTCCCACCAGCCGGGCCGCGCGCTTAGTTACTGATGTTCTCATCGAAAAGTTTCGGCGGTCCAGGTAG
- a CDS encoding helix-turn-helix transcriptional regulator, translating into MSFAKAQDLLRLAQMAASRRGGVSLEDICAEFDVSHRTAQRMTEALEATFVNVSTTDDAERRRYWRMDAPLPDRLQPRQETAIEALEIAARTARDEGRIRHSRALEDLRDGLLARLNPRDALRSEADAEAVLAGLGQVTRPGPTVTLKPAVTDAVIEALRGPFRLRVCYGAQGAAPRVIEPHGMLLGHRSYLVARQPARGEDILNFRMDRIYEAEVLNESFQLASGFSLETYAAQAFGVYQDPEQYSEVVWRFSTEAAERAAEFRFHPTQVVEPQDDGSLIVRFKAAGWLEMAWHLYQWGDKVDVLAPAGLRELIAGHQRSDFDALP; encoded by the coding sequence ATGTCTTTTGCAAAAGCGCAGGATTTGCTTCGGCTTGCCCAGATGGCGGCGTCCCGCCGGGGAGGTGTCAGCCTTGAGGACATCTGCGCCGAGTTCGATGTGTCGCATCGCACCGCTCAACGGATGACCGAGGCTCTCGAAGCAACTTTCGTGAATGTTTCGACCACAGACGATGCCGAAAGGCGGCGTTACTGGCGGATGGACGCACCCTTGCCAGACCGACTGCAGCCCCGGCAGGAAACGGCGATCGAGGCGCTGGAAATTGCGGCACGTACCGCGCGCGACGAAGGGCGAATAAGGCACTCACGCGCTCTGGAGGATCTCCGCGACGGGCTGCTGGCGCGTTTGAATCCAAGGGATGCGCTTCGGTCGGAAGCCGATGCAGAAGCGGTGCTGGCTGGATTAGGCCAGGTCACGCGCCCAGGCCCTACCGTCACACTTAAGCCTGCAGTGACAGATGCTGTCATCGAAGCGCTGCGCGGTCCGTTCCGGCTGCGCGTCTGCTATGGCGCTCAGGGTGCTGCGCCGCGCGTGATCGAACCGCATGGCATGCTGCTGGGGCACCGCAGTTATCTCGTCGCACGCCAACCCGCGCGTGGAGAAGACATCCTGAACTTCCGCATGGATCGGATTTATGAGGCGGAGGTTCTGAACGAGAGCTTTCAGCTGGCCTCGGGTTTCTCCCTAGAGACCTATGCCGCTCAGGCGTTTGGTGTCTATCAAGACCCTGAACAATATAGCGAAGTCGTGTGGCGCTTCTCGACGGAAGCCGCTGAGCGTGCCGCCGAATTCCGTTTTCACCCGACCCAAGTTGTCGAGCCTCAGGACGATGGCAGCCTGATCGTCAGGTTCAAGGCGGCGGGCTGGCTGGAAATGGCATGGCACCTTTATCAATGGGGCGACAAGGTGGACGTGTTGGCGCCTGCGGGCTTGCGCGAATTGATTGCGGGCCACCAGAGGTCGGATTTCGACGCTCTGCCATGA
- a CDS encoding TM0106 family RecB-like putative nuclease, which yields MRDLDGRIFLSATDLMRFTGCAHATTLDLAHMRGTGPEPGDDTEDAALLQKQGDAHEAAHLARLKKGGRTVMEIARGKLGENAETTRAALTTGPDVVFQGAFLSGNWGGWSDFLERVETPSALGPFSYEVADTKLKRRADPKHVLQLVLYSDLLAEIQGVVPEFAHVELGDGTRATLRLADYSSYARMARQRLEAFVADPQPTRPVPCADCGLCRWVEHCNSVWHAEDSLFNVANISRGQVKKLEAAGVNTLEALSTLDHPVRGMAENTQARLVTQARLQQARKTGEPDFELRALEPGKGFDLLPEPQTGDLFYDIEGDPHYEGGLEYLHGIWFDGQFQAFWAHDHDTEARALSDLLAFFRARISQYPTARIYHYAPYEITALKRLTAKYGIGEAFLDRLLRERRFVDLFAVVRGGLIGSEPNYSIKSMEAFYDRKRDGEVKTAGGSVVAYERWRKTQDQQILDEIEDYNRVDCISTEELRDWLVGIRPVGPWPKLAPDAGDKEVEEDADTQALRNLLATSGLPEARQDMLFNLGVFHNRELKPAQWAVFDSTAKDEDDLLDDLDALGGLEAAGPVEPVKRSFARRYTYPEQETKLRSGKKATVPVFDSPPTTVGIESMDRRARQITVKAGPGKADLLTEQLTLHPDWPIQTGVIASALRDVIDDQCGAGQYTAVDDLLSRAAPRLRSGPRGDLLGGADPVAGTIAVVNDMDGTVLPIQGPPGTGKTYVSARAILSLVRKGHRVGVASNSHEAIRNVLMGCLSALEDEDLPINLDLVHKVSSIEDGYPEGCPVHRTTDNAEAAKTGHVVGGTAWFFSRDENVQAFDWLFVDEAGQVGLANMAAMGRAARNIVLVGDPRQLPQVIQGAHPEPANLSCLDWMLGEHATVPADRGIFLPTSRRMHPDVCRFVSEQVYEGRLTSHPDTANQCVTGTALPEAGAFWVPVPHEGNAQIAQEEVDAIGKTVTDLLDGSWTEKDGSTRPMRDTDIIVVAPYNAQVNALRDALPLGVRVGTVDKFQGQEAPVCLVSMTASSAEETSRGMEFLFSLNRINVAVSRAKGLALVFGAPRLREAKCNTVEQMQLVNTLCALSAF from the coding sequence ATGAGGGATCTCGACGGTCGCATCTTTCTGTCCGCAACGGATCTCATGCGCTTCACAGGCTGCGCACATGCGACCACCCTTGATCTGGCACATATGCGGGGAACGGGCCCGGAGCCGGGCGACGACACCGAAGACGCAGCACTGTTGCAAAAGCAGGGCGATGCCCACGAGGCCGCGCATTTGGCTCGCCTCAAAAAGGGCGGGCGCACGGTCATGGAAATCGCGCGCGGCAAACTTGGCGAAAACGCTGAAACCACGCGCGCGGCGCTCACTACTGGTCCGGACGTCGTGTTTCAGGGCGCGTTTCTGTCGGGGAACTGGGGCGGCTGGTCCGACTTCCTGGAGCGTGTTGAGACACCCTCAGCGCTCGGACCGTTCAGCTACGAGGTGGCCGACACCAAGCTGAAACGTCGGGCCGATCCCAAACATGTGCTTCAGCTGGTTCTGTATTCCGATCTGTTGGCGGAAATTCAGGGGGTGGTGCCCGAGTTCGCGCATGTCGAATTGGGAGACGGCACCCGCGCTACGCTGCGCCTGGCAGACTACTCTTCCTATGCTCGGATGGCGCGACAACGGTTGGAAGCCTTCGTCGCCGATCCGCAGCCAACACGCCCGGTGCCATGTGCGGATTGCGGTCTGTGCCGCTGGGTCGAACATTGCAACAGCGTCTGGCACGCCGAAGACAGCTTGTTCAATGTCGCCAACATCAGTCGTGGTCAGGTGAAAAAGCTAGAAGCAGCGGGTGTTAACACATTGGAGGCTCTCTCGACGCTGGATCACCCGGTGCGCGGAATGGCCGAAAACACCCAGGCCCGATTGGTCACTCAGGCCCGCCTGCAACAGGCCCGCAAAACCGGGGAGCCAGATTTTGAACTGCGGGCACTGGAGCCTGGCAAAGGTTTCGACCTCCTGCCGGAACCCCAGACGGGCGACCTGTTCTACGACATCGAAGGCGATCCTCACTATGAAGGCGGCCTCGAATATCTGCACGGCATCTGGTTCGACGGGCAGTTCCAGGCGTTCTGGGCCCATGACCACGACACAGAAGCGCGGGCATTGTCGGACTTGCTGGCGTTCTTTCGCGCGCGGATTTCGCAATACCCCACTGCGCGCATTTATCACTACGCGCCATACGAGATCACCGCGCTGAAACGCCTGACCGCGAAATATGGTATCGGTGAAGCTTTCCTCGACCGGCTGCTCCGGGAACGACGCTTCGTCGACTTGTTCGCCGTGGTCCGCGGCGGGCTGATCGGGTCGGAACCAAACTATTCCATCAAATCGATGGAAGCATTTTACGACCGCAAGCGGGACGGTGAGGTCAAGACAGCGGGTGGCTCGGTCGTGGCCTATGAGCGTTGGCGTAAAACGCAAGACCAGCAGATTCTGGACGAGATCGAGGATTACAACCGCGTCGATTGCATCTCGACCGAGGAATTGCGCGACTGGCTGGTAGGCATCCGACCTGTCGGCCCTTGGCCAAAACTTGCCCCGGATGCAGGCGATAAAGAAGTCGAAGAGGACGCCGACACGCAAGCTCTGCGCAACCTGCTAGCAACATCAGGCTTGCCCGAGGCGCGGCAGGATATGCTGTTCAACCTCGGCGTCTTTCACAACCGCGAGTTAAAGCCCGCGCAATGGGCCGTATTCGATAGCACCGCAAAGGACGAGGATGATCTGCTCGACGATCTCGATGCACTTGGCGGGCTTGAGGCAGCGGGTCCTGTCGAACCCGTCAAGCGATCCTTCGCGCGCCGATACACCTATCCCGAACAGGAGACGAAACTGCGGAGCGGCAAGAAGGCGACGGTTCCCGTATTCGATAGCCCACCTACAACGGTTGGGATCGAGTCTATGGATCGCCGCGCTCGTCAGATCACCGTCAAAGCAGGCCCGGGCAAGGCCGACCTACTGACGGAACAGCTGACGCTGCATCCGGACTGGCCGATCCAGACAGGCGTCATTGCCAGTGCTTTGCGTGATGTGATCGATGATCAATGCGGCGCGGGCCAATATACGGCCGTGGATGACCTGCTCTCGCGCGCTGCACCGCGTCTGCGCTCTGGCCCGCGGGGCGATCTTTTGGGCGGGGCAGACCCTGTAGCGGGCACTATTGCCGTGGTGAATGACATGGATGGAACGGTCCTGCCGATCCAGGGGCCACCTGGTACCGGCAAGACCTATGTGAGCGCGCGCGCGATCCTGTCTTTGGTGCGCAAGGGCCATCGCGTCGGCGTCGCATCCAACAGCCACGAGGCTATCAGGAATGTGCTGATGGGCTGTCTTTCAGCTTTGGAAGACGAAGACCTGCCGATCAATCTTGATCTCGTCCACAAGGTTTCCAGCATCGAGGATGGTTATCCCGAAGGCTGCCCTGTACATCGTACGACTGACAACGCAGAAGCCGCGAAAACCGGGCATGTCGTGGGCGGCACCGCGTGGTTCTTTTCGCGCGACGAAAATGTTCAGGCCTTTGATTGGCTGTTCGTGGACGAGGCAGGTCAGGTCGGACTTGCCAACATGGCTGCCATGGGGCGTGCCGCGCGAAACATCGTCCTTGTGGGCGACCCACGCCAGTTGCCGCAAGTCATTCAGGGAGCGCATCCCGAGCCTGCGAACCTGTCGTGCCTGGATTGGATGCTCGGTGAGCATGCGACGGTTCCAGCCGACCGGGGCATTTTCCTTCCCACTTCACGGCGCATGCACCCTGACGTCTGTCGGTTTGTCTCAGAACAGGTGTATGAAGGCCGACTGACCAGCCATCCTGATACGGCTAACCAGTGCGTGACAGGCACGGCGCTCCCCGAAGCCGGAGCTTTCTGGGTGCCGGTCCCGCATGAGGGTAATGCCCAGATCGCACAGGAAGAAGTCGACGCTATTGGCAAAACCGTCACTGACCTCCTTGACGGCAGCTGGACGGAGAAGGACGGCAGCACGCGGCCGATGCGCGATACGGACATCATCGTCGTCGCCCCATACAACGCACAGGTAAACGCTTTGCGGGATGCCCTTCCGTTGGGCGTTCGCGTCGGAACCGTGGACAAGTTTCAGGGGCAAGAGGCGCCGGTCTGCCTGGTTTCCATGACCGCATCTTCCGCCGAAGAAACCTCGCGCGGGATGGAGTTTCTGTTTTCTCTGAACCGCATCAATGTAGCGGTCTCCCGCGCCAAGGGACTCGCATTGGTATTTGGAGCCCCGCGATTGCGTGAGGCGAAGTGCAATACTGTTGAGCAAATGCAGCTGGTGAATACGCTCTGCGCATTGTCGGCATTTTGA